A genomic segment from Segniliparus rotundus DSM 44985 encodes:
- the serA gene encoding phosphoglycerate dehydrogenase gives MTDPKPPIVLIADKLAESTVAALGDQVEVRWVTGTDREALLAALPEADALLVRSATQVDAEALAAGANLKIVARAGVGLDNVDVEAATANGVLVVNAPTSNIHSAAEHAVALLLAAARQIPPANDTTHAGQWKRSSYLGVELYQKTVGVVGFGRIGQLVASRLKAFETEILAYDPYVSAAKAAQLGARLVTLDELLAQADFITVHLPKTPETAGLIDAAALRRTKPGVVIANAARGGLIDEQALADAVSSGHVRSAGLDVFVQEPPGESPLFGLEQVVLTPHLGASTVEAQDRAGTDVAKSVQLALAGEFVPEAVNVSAGPVGEEVLPWLDLARKLGVLLAAVAEQAAVALEIKVYGELAAEPVGVLGLAALRGFLSGLVETPVTFVNAAQVAEGRGLSHVVRTEQESPNHRSLVEVLAVAADGSTSQVAGTLAGRDQVAKITSVGRRGFDLRAEGFNLVISYADRPGALGKVGTLLGDAGVNIQAAAVSHDASGDGATMVLRVDNEIPADLRHAVADSVEATSLVEVDLR, from the coding sequence GTGACTGATCCGAAGCCGCCGATCGTGCTGATCGCCGACAAGCTCGCCGAGTCGACTGTGGCCGCCCTCGGCGATCAAGTCGAGGTGCGGTGGGTGACTGGGACCGACCGGGAGGCGTTGCTCGCCGCCTTGCCCGAGGCTGACGCGCTGCTCGTGCGCTCGGCAACCCAAGTGGACGCGGAGGCGTTGGCGGCCGGGGCGAACCTCAAGATCGTCGCTCGGGCCGGAGTCGGGCTGGACAACGTCGACGTCGAGGCCGCCACTGCCAACGGCGTGCTCGTGGTGAACGCGCCGACTTCGAACATTCACTCCGCGGCGGAGCACGCTGTGGCGCTGCTGCTCGCCGCCGCCCGTCAAATCCCGCCCGCGAACGACACGACGCACGCGGGGCAGTGGAAGCGCTCCTCGTACCTCGGTGTGGAGCTGTATCAGAAAACGGTCGGCGTGGTGGGCTTCGGGCGTATCGGCCAGCTGGTCGCTTCGCGGCTCAAGGCGTTTGAGACCGAGATCCTCGCCTACGACCCGTATGTCTCCGCCGCCAAGGCCGCGCAGCTCGGGGCGAGGCTGGTGACTTTGGACGAGCTGCTGGCCCAGGCGGACTTCATCACTGTCCACTTGCCGAAGACGCCGGAGACCGCCGGGCTCATCGACGCGGCCGCCCTGCGCAGGACCAAACCGGGCGTTGTCATCGCCAATGCGGCTCGGGGCGGATTGATCGACGAGCAGGCGCTCGCCGACGCAGTGTCCTCGGGGCATGTCCGCAGCGCGGGCCTGGACGTTTTTGTGCAGGAGCCCCCCGGCGAGAGCCCCTTGTTCGGCCTGGAGCAGGTTGTGCTGACGCCGCACCTGGGCGCTTCCACCGTCGAGGCGCAGGATCGCGCTGGAACGGATGTGGCCAAGAGCGTGCAGCTCGCGCTCGCGGGCGAGTTCGTGCCCGAAGCGGTGAACGTCTCGGCCGGCCCGGTCGGCGAAGAAGTGCTGCCGTGGCTGGACTTGGCGCGCAAGCTGGGCGTGCTGCTCGCGGCTGTGGCCGAGCAGGCGGCTGTCGCTTTGGAGATCAAAGTTTACGGCGAATTGGCCGCGGAGCCGGTCGGGGTCCTCGGGCTTGCGGCGCTGCGCGGCTTCCTGTCCGGCTTGGTGGAAACCCCGGTGACCTTCGTGAACGCCGCACAGGTGGCCGAGGGCCGGGGCTTGAGCCACGTTGTGCGGACCGAGCAGGAGAGCCCGAACCATCGGAGCCTGGTCGAGGTGCTCGCAGTCGCGGCGGACGGCAGCACGTCGCAGGTGGCGGGAACGCTCGCCGGCCGTGACCAGGTCGCGAAGATCACCAGTGTCGGTCGTCGCGGCTTCGATTTGCGGGCCGAGGGCTTCAACCTCGTCATCAGCTACGCCGACCGCCCCGGCGCGCTCGGCAAGGTCGGCACCTTGCTCGGCGACGCGGGGGTGAACATCCAAGCAGCTGCCGTGAGCCACGACGCGAGCGGCGACGGCGCGACTATGGTGCTTCGCGTGGACAACGAGATCCCCGCGGACTTGCGCCACGCAGTGGCGGATTCGGTGGAAGCGACCAGCCTCGTCGAGGTCGATCTCCGATGA
- a CDS encoding acyl-CoA thioesterase: MTSAQSLIDDASGDFQELLGILDLADGGDGTFIGQHPSKVGSRTYGGQIVAQAVVAAGRTVKSPALGLHTAQTHFIRGGDVSLPIEFQVSSLRDERSIANRHVLVRQKGEVIATALLAYFHSRPGLEHSSQMPAVPEPTALPELEETFVGMEQELSLFVEALRPIDWRYANNPSWLAKDAGEALPHNRVWMKTRGELPDDPRAHEAALAYASDTTILDSIITQHGLSWGFDRIIAATLNHSLWFHRPVRFDQWHLYATESPAAAGLRGFSTGAFYAQSGVRVASSAQEGMVIHRPRK, translated from the coding sequence ATGACTTCAGCGCAATCCCTGATCGACGACGCCAGCGGCGATTTCCAAGAGCTGCTCGGCATTCTCGACCTTGCAGACGGCGGTGACGGCACGTTCATCGGCCAGCATCCGAGCAAGGTCGGCTCCCGAACGTACGGCGGCCAGATCGTCGCTCAGGCGGTTGTCGCGGCCGGCCGGACGGTGAAGTCGCCCGCGCTCGGCCTGCACACGGCGCAGACCCATTTCATTCGCGGAGGCGATGTCAGCCTGCCGATCGAGTTCCAGGTTTCCAGTTTGCGCGACGAGCGGTCCATCGCGAACCGCCACGTGCTGGTGCGCCAGAAAGGCGAGGTGATCGCGACCGCGCTGCTCGCCTACTTCCACAGCAGGCCGGGCCTGGAGCATTCCTCGCAGATGCCCGCCGTCCCGGAGCCAACGGCTTTGCCCGAGCTGGAAGAGACATTCGTGGGGATGGAGCAGGAGCTCTCTTTGTTCGTGGAGGCGCTCAGGCCCATTGATTGGCGGTACGCGAACAACCCCTCCTGGCTCGCCAAGGACGCGGGCGAGGCGCTGCCGCACAACCGTGTGTGGATGAAGACCCGGGGCGAGCTGCCGGACGATCCGCGTGCGCACGAGGCGGCTCTTGCGTACGCCTCCGACACGACGATTCTGGACTCCATCATCACCCAGCACGGGCTCTCCTGGGGGTTTGACCGGATCATCGCCGCCACGCTCAACCACTCGCTGTGGTTCCACCGCCCGGTCCGCTTCGACCAATGGCACCTGTACGCGACCGAATCTCCGGCAGCCGCCGGGTTGCGCGGCTTCTCAACGGGGGCTTTCTACGCCCAGAGCGGCGTGCGTGTCGCCAGCTCCGCGCAAGAAGGCATGGTCATCCACCGGCCCCGCAAGTAG
- the pyk gene encoding pyruvate kinase, translating into MTRHTKIVCTLGPATASAQKVKALVEAGLDVARLNFSHGDHPDHEQMYHWVREASDQTGRAVGIMADLQGPKIRLGRFAEGRTIWATGETVRITVDDIEGSHDRVSTTYKQLANDVVAGDTLLIDDGKVGLRALRVEGNDVVCQVYEGGPVSNNKGISLPGVNVSAPALSEKDTEDLEFALRLGVDWVALSFVRSPDDVRLVHEVMDRVGRRVPVIAKLEKPEAVGDQLEEVILAFDAVMVARGDLGVELPLEDVPAVQKRAIQLARANAKPVIVATQVLESMIENATPTRAEASDAANAVFDGADAVMLSGETSVGKHVFVAVRTLARILAAAEKEPALIAPLIRIPRTKSGVISYSAKDIGERLEAKALVAFTQSGDTVRRLARLHSALPLLAFTPVPAVRSRLALSWGVETFIVPQVDSTDSMIRLVDQALLDIKRYEQGDLVIVVAGAPPGTVGSTNTINAHRIGEHDH; encoded by the coding sequence ATGACTCGCCACACAAAGATCGTCTGCACCTTGGGCCCTGCCACCGCGTCTGCTCAAAAAGTCAAAGCTCTCGTCGAAGCGGGTCTGGATGTGGCGCGGCTGAACTTCAGCCACGGGGACCACCCGGACCACGAGCAGATGTACCACTGGGTGCGCGAGGCTTCCGACCAGACCGGCCGAGCGGTGGGGATCATGGCCGATCTGCAAGGGCCGAAAATCCGGCTTGGCCGCTTCGCCGAGGGGCGCACCATCTGGGCGACCGGCGAGACCGTCCGGATCACGGTCGATGACATTGAAGGATCCCACGACCGGGTTTCTACCACCTACAAGCAGCTCGCGAACGACGTCGTCGCGGGGGACACCCTGCTCATCGACGACGGCAAGGTCGGGCTGCGGGCGTTGCGCGTCGAGGGCAACGACGTGGTCTGCCAGGTGTACGAGGGCGGTCCGGTCAGCAACAACAAAGGCATCTCCCTGCCCGGTGTGAACGTCTCGGCTCCGGCGTTGTCGGAGAAGGACACCGAGGACCTCGAGTTCGCCCTGCGGCTCGGGGTGGACTGGGTCGCGCTGTCCTTCGTCCGCTCGCCCGACGACGTGCGTCTGGTCCACGAGGTGATGGACCGAGTCGGCAGGCGCGTCCCGGTCATCGCGAAGCTGGAGAAGCCAGAGGCGGTGGGGGACCAGCTCGAAGAGGTGATCCTCGCGTTCGACGCGGTCATGGTGGCCCGAGGCGATTTGGGCGTCGAGCTGCCCCTCGAAGACGTGCCAGCGGTCCAGAAGCGCGCGATCCAGCTCGCCAGGGCCAACGCGAAGCCGGTGATCGTGGCGACCCAGGTGCTGGAGTCGATGATCGAGAACGCCACCCCCACGAGGGCGGAGGCGTCCGACGCCGCCAACGCGGTGTTCGACGGCGCGGACGCGGTCATGCTGTCGGGGGAGACCTCCGTCGGCAAGCACGTCTTCGTCGCGGTCCGCACGCTGGCCCGGATCCTCGCGGCGGCGGAGAAGGAGCCCGCGCTCATCGCGCCGCTCATCCGGATACCGAGGACGAAAAGCGGCGTCATCTCGTACTCGGCCAAAGACATCGGGGAGCGGTTGGAGGCGAAGGCGCTGGTCGCTTTCACGCAGTCCGGCGACACGGTTCGTCGTCTCGCCCGATTGCACAGCGCGTTGCCGTTGCTCGCGTTCACCCCGGTGCCCGCGGTCCGCAGCAGGCTCGCGTTGTCGTGGGGCGTGGAAACGTTCATCGTGCCGCAAGTGGACTCCACCGACTCGATGATCCGGCTGGTGGACCAGGCCCTGCTGGACATCAAACGGTACGAGCAAGGCGACTTGGTCATTGTCGTGGCAGGAGCCCCGCCGGGGACGGTGGGCTCCACCAACACGATCAACGCCCACCGCATCGGCGAACACGACCACTAG
- the lgt gene encoding prolipoprotein diacylglyceryl transferase, producing MATLAYIPSPPQGVWFLGPIPIRAYALCILAGILLACWWGTKRWTARGGRREDVVDVALIAVPFGLIGGRLYHVATDWRTYFGGQGRSPVHALFIWEGGLGIWGAVALGGVGAWIGCRRKGIPLPAFADAVAPPVIVASAIGRFGNYFNQELFGRETNHWWGLRLYERIRDGAVDNVYGVSDGRPWLGGEMELSGKLVHPTFLYEACWNLAVAAVLVALDRRFKIGHGRLFALYVAGYSLGRLGLEFVRIDPATTICGYRVNVYTSSLLIIGALAYFLFAKKGKELPEEIEAARGGKPADEPEKPAQPEESASSELSPISDVHSSEVGPAEQSD from the coding sequence GTGGCAACTCTGGCGTATATACCCTCGCCCCCCCAGGGGGTCTGGTTCCTTGGGCCGATTCCGATCCGGGCCTACGCGCTCTGCATTTTGGCGGGCATTTTGCTCGCGTGCTGGTGGGGCACAAAGCGATGGACCGCCCGAGGCGGTCGCCGCGAGGACGTGGTGGACGTGGCGCTGATCGCAGTGCCGTTCGGCCTGATCGGCGGTCGGCTCTACCATGTCGCGACCGACTGGCGCACCTACTTCGGCGGCCAGGGCCGCTCCCCAGTGCATGCCCTCTTCATTTGGGAAGGCGGCCTGGGGATCTGGGGCGCGGTCGCATTGGGCGGCGTGGGCGCTTGGATCGGTTGCCGCCGCAAAGGAATCCCGCTGCCGGCGTTCGCCGACGCGGTCGCCCCGCCCGTCATCGTGGCTTCGGCGATCGGGCGGTTCGGCAATTATTTCAACCAAGAGCTGTTCGGGCGGGAGACGAACCACTGGTGGGGGTTGCGGCTGTACGAGCGCATTCGCGACGGCGCGGTGGACAACGTGTACGGCGTCTCGGACGGCAGGCCGTGGCTCGGCGGGGAGATGGAGCTCAGCGGCAAGCTCGTCCACCCCACCTTTCTGTACGAAGCGTGCTGGAACCTCGCCGTCGCGGCGGTCCTTGTGGCGCTCGACCGCCGGTTCAAGATCGGCCACGGCAGGCTTTTCGCGCTCTATGTCGCCGGTTACAGCCTCGGCAGGCTCGGTTTGGAATTCGTTCGGATCGACCCGGCGACGACGATCTGCGGCTATCGCGTCAACGTCTACACATCGAGCTTGCTCATCATCGGCGCTTTGGCGTATTTCCTGTTCGCGAAAAAAGGCAAAGAGCTTCCCGAAGAGATCGAAGCGGCCCGAGGGGGCAAACCCGCCGATGAGCCCGAGAAACCCGCCCAGCCGGAGGAGTCTGCTTCCTCCGAACTGTCGCCGATATCTGACGTTCACTCATCCGAAGTCGGACCGGCTGAGCAATCCGACTAG
- the exaC gene encoding acetaldehyde dehydrogenase ExaC, with protein sequence MSTPDGKGETVKHAAPGAEGSALTFQASYDNFIGGEWTAPVEGGYFDNPSPVDGRVFTKIARSTEADVDLALDAAHRAADTWGATSVTERANLLLKVADRLEENLTALAVAETWDNGKPIRESLGADLPLAVDQFRYFASAIRSQEGGVSEIDADTVAYHFHEPLGVVGQIIPWNFPLLMAAWKLAPALAAGNCVVIKPAEQTPASIMVLMEIIGDMLPPGVLNVVNGFGPEAGKSLASSPKIAKVAFTGETSTGKLILQYATENLIPVTLELGGKSPNIFLSDVMAKDDDFLDKAVEGFVMFALNQGEVCTCPSRAIVCADIYDEFIARCVERTRAIKGGDPLDEETMIGAQASAEQQEKILKYIDIGKAEGAQLLIGGNERVVDEHPNGHYVEPTIFKGTNTMRIFQEEIFGPVLSVTTCDSVDEALKIANDTQYGLGAGVWTRDMNTAYRLGRGLKAGRVWTNCYHAYPAHAAFGGYKKSGIGRENHKMMLEHYQQTKNLLVSYAANKVGFF encoded by the coding sequence ATGAGCACTCCCGATGGAAAAGGAGAAACCGTGAAACACGCAGCACCGGGCGCCGAGGGGAGCGCGCTCACTTTCCAAGCAAGCTACGACAACTTCATCGGCGGCGAATGGACCGCGCCTGTCGAAGGCGGATACTTCGACAACCCCTCGCCCGTGGACGGCCGCGTGTTCACCAAGATCGCCCGCAGCACCGAGGCGGACGTGGATCTGGCGCTGGACGCGGCGCATCGGGCCGCGGACACATGGGGCGCCACTTCGGTGACCGAGCGGGCCAATCTCCTGCTGAAGGTCGCCGACCGCCTCGAAGAGAACCTCACCGCGTTGGCCGTCGCCGAGACCTGGGACAACGGCAAGCCGATCCGGGAAAGCCTCGGAGCCGACCTGCCCTTGGCCGTGGACCAGTTCCGGTACTTCGCCTCAGCGATCCGCAGCCAGGAGGGCGGCGTCTCCGAGATCGACGCGGACACCGTGGCGTACCACTTCCACGAGCCGCTCGGCGTCGTCGGGCAGATCATCCCGTGGAACTTCCCGCTGCTCATGGCAGCGTGGAAACTCGCGCCCGCGCTGGCAGCGGGCAACTGCGTCGTCATCAAACCCGCCGAGCAGACCCCGGCCTCGATCATGGTGCTCATGGAGATCATCGGCGACATGTTGCCGCCGGGCGTGTTGAACGTCGTCAACGGCTTCGGCCCTGAGGCCGGCAAATCCCTCGCCTCCAGCCCGAAGATCGCGAAAGTCGCGTTCACCGGCGAGACCAGCACGGGCAAACTCATCCTGCAATACGCGACCGAGAACCTCATCCCGGTGACCTTGGAGCTGGGCGGCAAAAGCCCGAACATCTTCTTGTCCGACGTGATGGCCAAGGACGACGACTTCCTCGACAAAGCAGTCGAAGGCTTCGTGATGTTCGCGCTCAACCAGGGCGAGGTGTGCACTTGTCCGTCGCGCGCCATTGTCTGCGCCGACATCTACGACGAGTTCATCGCGCGCTGTGTCGAGCGGACCAGGGCCATCAAAGGCGGCGACCCGTTGGACGAGGAGACCATGATCGGGGCCCAGGCCAGCGCCGAGCAACAAGAGAAAATCCTCAAGTACATCGACATCGGCAAAGCCGAAGGCGCGCAGTTGCTGATCGGCGGCAACGAGCGCGTGGTGGACGAGCACCCGAACGGCCACTATGTCGAGCCGACTATCTTCAAGGGCACGAACACGATGCGGATCTTCCAGGAGGAGATCTTCGGCCCGGTTCTCTCGGTGACCACATGCGACTCTGTGGACGAGGCGTTGAAGATCGCCAACGACACCCAGTACGGCCTGGGGGCCGGTGTGTGGACCCGCGATATGAACACCGCCTACCGGCTCGGCCGGGGCTTGAAAGCAGGCCGAGTGTGGACGAATTGCTACCACGCGTACCCCGCGCACGCGGCGTTCGGCGGCTACAAGAAGTCCGGGATCGGACGCGAGAACCACAAGATGATGCTGGAACACTACCAACAGACGAAAAACTTGCTGGTCAGCTACGCGGCGAACAAAGTCGGCTTCTTCTGA
- a CDS encoding LppP/LprE family lipoprotein: protein MAEQRSGLAAISPNPCPQVPDAPEVRAAAGALPAPAGKKWSQSYTGRYDHCGELTAAVVALEGDTDPLGPRQVLFFHKGAFVGTADSCAFGRASVKSARGDTVLVQYRWPRGQESATTMSGSANIKYRWSGDRVERIDQIPQELYESAHCAG from the coding sequence ATGGCCGAGCAGCGCAGCGGCCTGGCTGCGATCAGCCCGAACCCGTGCCCCCAGGTCCCCGACGCGCCGGAGGTCCGCGCGGCGGCGGGCGCTTTGCCCGCGCCTGCGGGCAAAAAATGGTCGCAGTCCTACACGGGCCGCTACGACCATTGCGGCGAGCTCACGGCGGCTGTGGTCGCGCTCGAAGGGGACACGGACCCGCTCGGCCCGCGGCAGGTGCTGTTCTTCCACAAAGGCGCATTCGTCGGGACGGCCGACTCGTGCGCGTTCGGACGCGCATCGGTCAAGTCGGCCCGAGGGGACACTGTGCTCGTCCAGTACCGATGGCCGCGTGGCCAGGAGTCTGCCACCACCATGTCCGGCTCTGCCAATATCAAATACCGCTGGAGCGGGGACAGAGTCGAGCGGATCGACCAAATCCCGCAAGAGCTCTACGAGTCCGCGCATTGCGCGGGATGA
- a CDS encoding VC0807 family protein, translating into MMDKLAAWWSHPRFAKARPMLIDTALPAGCYYILHSWLGHSALFAFSVAAVLLCARVGFTVARERRVDSFQILVLASILVSLALAIIADDSRIALLRGSIYSTVLGVGCAITTFVGKPLLERIMRPGLALTSPGLEAAWEQCWDTDQPFRRRVRQLNLLYGASFLASAATRAWVVYHTSEGVAVAASGVPGMVISGVVAIATAVLAMPLVSALERVRKQNAGHPEKAEAGI; encoded by the coding sequence ATGATGGACAAACTCGCCGCCTGGTGGTCACATCCGCGATTCGCCAAAGCGCGCCCGATGCTCATCGACACCGCTCTGCCCGCAGGCTGCTATTACATCCTGCACAGCTGGCTCGGGCACTCCGCCCTCTTCGCCTTCTCGGTCGCCGCCGTGCTCCTGTGCGCGCGCGTGGGCTTCACGGTCGCGCGGGAGCGCCGCGTCGATTCCTTCCAAATCTTGGTGCTCGCTTCGATCCTGGTCTCTCTCGCGCTCGCGATCATCGCCGACGACTCGCGGATCGCCCTGCTGCGCGGTTCGATTTACTCCACTGTGCTGGGCGTGGGCTGCGCGATCACGACGTTTGTGGGCAAACCGCTTTTAGAGCGGATCATGCGCCCCGGCCTTGCCCTCACCTCGCCGGGGCTCGAAGCGGCTTGGGAGCAGTGCTGGGACACCGACCAGCCGTTCCGCCGCAGAGTCCGCCAACTCAACCTGCTCTACGGGGCCAGTTTCCTCGCGAGCGCCGCGACGCGCGCCTGGGTGGTCTACCACACCAGCGAAGGCGTCGCCGTCGCCGCGAGCGGCGTGCCCGGCATGGTCATCTCCGGCGTGGTCGCAATCGCCACCGCGGTCCTCGCTATGCCGCTGGTCAGCGCCCTGGAGCGAGTCCGCAAACAGAATGCCGGGCATCCGGAGAAAGCCGAAGCCGGAATCTGA